In Mustela lutreola isolate mMusLut2 chromosome 4, mMusLut2.pri, whole genome shotgun sequence, the genomic stretch GTTATCTTGGGATGGGTCCTTTGTCCCTATCTGCTGTCTAGTTAGGAAGGGATCATCGTCAGGGCAGGTGACCAAGGTGCAGGTAGGAGACGGCAGTGGAGACCAGCTAAGAGGAATCCTTTTGCTATAGGGTGGAGGGCGCAGAAGGCCTCTGGGCAGGAAGGCAATCAAGCCAGACACCTCTATCTGGTACTGGGCCTGCCCATAGCCCCCACTGCACCTCACTTCCTCCATCAGCGGAAATGCAGTTCTACTCCAGTGGCCATGGAAGTAATCTCTGCctcagggagggaaagagggaagaggggGTGAGGGTAGGTCTCAGGAGGTCAGGAGAAACAGCCCTGGGGAATGGAAGGCTGGGGGCCTGTCCTCCTGcttgcctggggtggggtggggtggggtggggtggggagctcaGGAGGTGGGGGACGAAGCGAGCCTAATGTCTCTGCCCCACTCTGCCCCCTAGCCTGCCCGGAGGGGTCCTACAAGGCCTTGGCTGGGAACACACCCTGCTTACCGTGCCCCGCCCGCAGCCACGCCCCCAGTGCTGCGGCCCCTGTTTGTCCTTGCCTTGAGGGCTTCTACAGGGCCAGTTCAGACCCCCCAGAGACCCCCTGCACCGGTGAGtcccccaccagccccagggGTGGAAATGGGactgggggtgggcagagaagggGAGCTTGAGGGCAACACAGTGGAGCTGGTTCCCATTTGCAGTGACTTTTCTCCTGTTCATTTTCTCCCTCGCTCTCCGCCTTCCTGCCCTGACCCCACCCACACTTTCCGacctcctgcctctcctgccacCCGCCTATCTGCTTTCTggtccccacccccatgctctgggtctcctcccctctgggccacattccccccccccctcctttctttctccatcatcatccccacccctcctccttcaCCCCGCCTCCCACCACGCCTTCCTTTCTGGCCCTTCTCGCTGCCCCCACCGGCCTCCCCAGGCCCTCCATCGGCTCCCCGGGAGCTTTGGTTCGAGGTACAAGGCTCAGTGCTCATGCTGCACTGGCGCCTGCCTCAGGAGCTGGGGGGACGAGGGGACCTGCTCTTCAATGTCGTGTGCAAGGAATGTGGAGGCCACCGGGATCCGGGCTCGGGCACCGGGGGTGCTTGTCGCCGCTGCAGGGATGAGGTGCACTTCGACCCCCGCCAGAGGGGCCTGACTGAGAGCCGAGTGTTAGTTGGGGGGCTCCGGGCACATGTGCCCTACATCTTGGAGGTGCAGGCTGTGAACGGGGTGTCAGAGCTCAGCCCCGACCCTCCCCAAGCTGCCGCCATCAACGTCAGCACCAGCCATGCAGGTGAGCCTTCGGCTAGCTCGGCCTGATGCCGCCCCTACTCGTGCTGCTGGGCTCCTGGAAACCCTCCCACTAaccgccccctcctcccccagttcCCTCTGCAGTCCCTGCCTTGCACCAGGTAAGCCGGGCATCCAACAGCATCACGGTGTCCTGGCCACAGCCAGACCAGACCAATGGGAACATCCTGGACTATCAGCTCCGCTACTATGACCAGGTGGGAAGGTGGTTGCCCCGCAGGGCTGGTGGGAGCTCACAGTGCCCCACAGTAGGGTTAGAGATGGGGGAGGTAGACTAGGACCGAGAGGTGCCAAGAAGCCTGAGGGTGTGACCAGGACTCAGGAACTGGGGCTGGGCAGCAGGGAGTGACCGGCTGTCACCCCCAGGCAGAAGATGAATCCCACTCCTTCACCCTGACCAGCGAGACCAACACGGCCACCGTGACCCAGCTGAGTCCTGGCCACATCTACGGCTTCCAAGTGCGGGCACGGACTGCCGCAGGTCACGGCCCCTATGGGGGCAAGGTCTATTTCCAGACTCTGCCTCAAGGTGAGAGGAAGCCTggatggagagggggaagcaggaggagTCGAGGAGAGGCCTGGCGGCCGTGTGGGACAGGAGGCTGTGAGCATAGTGTCATGGCTGACCACATGGCTTTTGGGTCTGTGGGTGGGCATGAGTGGGTGCACGGGGGGTGTGTAGGTGTGTTTGCTTGTGAGGCCTTGCCCATGCATGGTCCTGACTGGCTGCTTCCCCAGGTGAGCTGTCCACCCAGCTTCCAGAGAGACTCTCCTTGGTTATTGGGTCCATCCTGGGGGCCTTGGCCTTCCTTCTGCTGGCGGCCATTACCGTGCTTGCTGTTGTCTTCCAGAGGTGAGCCCCTCCCTGCTGTGTCCCCACACCATTCACCCCACGGCACAACCCCACGTCCTGGCAGCCCCAAAGCCCACTGCAGAAACCACCTCCAAAGCCCACCTCCCACCACCGGGCCCCTTCCCGGGGGCCCATGCGAGCCTGGAAGGAGGGATCCAGCAGCCCCCACTCCACGATCCCTGGCTGGAGAGTGGCCTACGTGGCAGGGGAGTGTCATTTCAGGACTCTGGTTTGTCCTCAGGAAGCGGCGTGGGACAGGCTACACAGAGCAACTGCAGCAGTACAGCAGTCCAGGTGTGGGGGTAGGAGGGCTGGGGGCTGAGCACAGGAGGCAAGACGAGGTTCCCCCGTGGTCCAGGGGAACTCCGCGGCCCTGCCATTGGAAGGAAGAGGGCATGTCTGGGGTGTGTGGGCAGCCAGACCTCGTACCACACCCTCCTCGTGCACCCCATTTGCCTACAGGTCTTGGGGTGAAGTATTACATCGACCCTTCCACATACGAGGACCCCTGCCAGGCCATCCGAGAGTTTACCAGGGAAGTGGATCCTGCATATATCAAGATCGAGGAGGTCATTGGGGCAGGTGTgcaggggcagagaaaggggatggGAGGGGCTGGAGCCCCCACGAGCCTTCCCCAGCAGGATCCCCTCCAAACAGGGCAGGGTACCGCAAGCCCGGGGTCCTTCCTCAATAGCCTTCCACCTACACCCATTCTCCCAGGCTCCTTTGGAGAAGTACGCAGGGGCCGCCTGCAGCCCCGGGGACGGCGGGAGCAGGCCGTGGCCATCCAGGCCCTGTGGGCTGGAGGTGCGGAGAGCCTACAGATGACCTTTCTAGGCCAGGCTGCAGTGTTGGGCCAGTTCCAGCACCCCAACATCCTGCGGCTGGAGGGCGTGGTCACCAAGAGCCGGCCCCTCATGGTGCTGACGGAACTCATGGAGCTGGGCCCCCTGGACAGCTTCCTCAGGGTCAGTGTGGCCCGGGGGCGGGCGGGGCTGCCTTGGGTCCAGGGAAGTCTGCAGTTCTCAACAGTCCCGGAGACCAGAGACGCCTCCCCTAGTCTTCATCCTTCCCAAGGCCATCTTCTGATTCCCTaagcccctccttcctctcctggtGATGTCTGGCCCCTGGCCCATGGAGGTTCCCCACCCCGCTGCTGGCAGCtgacctctgccccctgcccccagcagcaGCGGGAGGGCCAGTTCAGCAGCCTGCAACTGGTGGCCATGCAGCGGGGAGTGGCCGCCGCCATGCAGTACCTGTCCAGCTTCGCCTTCGTGCACCGCGCGCTCTCTGCCCACAGCGTGCTGGTGAATAGCCACCTGGTGTGCAAAGTGGCTCGTCTTGGCCACAGTCCTCAGGTGAGAGCACGGTCTCAGGGGCTCAGCCTTTTCCGGAGGGTGCTGGCGGTTGAGCTGGGACCTGGGGTGCGTACCACGGGCGGCGTGCCCTGGGGTTTGGAGGAATGGGGCCCGTCTGCGCTCCATCCAGGAGCGCACCCTGAGCAGACCTCAGAACACACAGGAGCTGCTCGATAAACGTGGCCGCTGCTATAATTATTGCTATTGCTGCTTCTCACCCCACCTCTCAGGGCCCAAGTTGTATGCTTCGCTGGGCAGCCCCAGAAGTTATTGCACACGGAAAACATACCACCTCCAGTGACGTCTGGAGCTTTGGGATAGTGATGTGGGAAGTGATGAGCTATGGAGAGCGGCCCTACTGGGACATGAGTGACCAGGAGGTGAGCTCTTTACCCAGACATTGTtaattccccacccccatccttccAACCCACCAGCCTCACAGGTTTGTACATTCTTGGCTTTTCTTCTCTAACCCACTGAGATTTTAAGTTGTCTTGGCTTCCTTATTTTTAAGATCCTTCCCCGCTCGGACTGCATGCCCCACCTGACCCCAGCCCACCCATTGGCCTAACAGAATATGCCTTTCTGCCAGCAAGAGTGCCCCATAACCACGTTTCTCTACTAATCCCCAGGTGCTAAATGCAATAGAGCAGGAGTTCCGGCTTCCCCCGCCTCCAGGCTGTCCTCCTGGACTACACCTGCTTATGCTAGACACTTGGCAGAAGGACCGTACCCAGCGGCCTCATTTCGACCATCTGGTGGCTGCATTTGACAAGATGATCCGAAAACCAGACACTCTGCAGGCTGATGGGGGCCCTGGGGACAGGTCTGGAGATTGGGGCTGGAGCCCGGGACAACCAGGGAGGGTATAtacaaaccagaaagaaaactgAGGAGAGGGGGCTAACATAAAAGGGAGACATtgacctccccttcccccacttagACCCTCCCAGGCCCTTCTGAACCCTGTGGCCCTGGACTTTCCTTCTCTGGACTCACCCCAGGCCTGGCTTTCGGCCATCGGACTGGAGTGCTACCGAGACAACTTCTCCAAGTTTGGTCTCTGCACCTTCAGTGATGTGGCTCAGCTCAACCTGGAGTAAGCCgggagaggcggggtgggggttcCTCGGGGCTCCAAGCCAGGGGTCCTGCCGGGGATCTTAGAGGAGCCGGCCCAGACCTgacccactccttccccaccacCAGAGACCTGCCCGCCCTGGGCATCACGCTGGCCGGCCACCAGAAGAAGCTGTTGCACAATATCCAGCTCCTGCAGCAGCACCTGAGGGAGCTAGGCTCGGTGGAGGTCTGAGGTTGGGCGGGCGGCTGCGAGGGGACGATGCCTATGTCCCAGCCCCAGACACAGGCCCAAGGAATGACAAGGAACACTAGAGCCCGTCTCCATCTTGGCCTCGGCAAGAGGCGTCTGCCACACTACACCCCACCCTCTGGACGCTTCACTCCCTAGTCCTCTGCCCTCCTCCGCCCTCCCCTGCattaaagggaaagaagaaattttgcAAGTTGGAGGTGTGGTGAGACCTCAGTCTGCAAGGAGGGGCTGGGAAGGCCTTGGAGGAGGCGCACAGGGCCACTGCCAACAGGAGACACCACCCAGCAGAAGGCACAAGGGCACAGAGCAGGGAATGACTTTATTGGAAGGTAGAAGGTGGCAAGACTCAACCAGCTTCATTCCACCCCCAAAGTGGTACCTGTCCCCCCCGCTCATGCTTTCCACAAGCCTCCCTCCCAGCTGTCTGGAGCACCCTGGGAAGGGCTCTCCCCTTCCCACCGTTAACACTGGGGTAGAGACGGCAAGCCTGTCCTTAAAGTGCTTTGCTCTGACAGTGCAGAGTACTTCCGTAAGGCCGAAGAGCCACTCAGCTTGGTGCCCCCTGGCACCAGCCCTGTGCGCGGGGTGAGGCGAGGGCCACCTCCCTCCTTGGTTTCCATTCGCCCCAGAGCTGAACGAGTAGTGGGACCTGGGGCGGTTGTTCCCAGCCGGCATTCCTCAGACTGCattctgcttcccccccccctggACCTGGGAGAGCAGAcctctgggtgtctcagtgtTGTCTTCGGACGCCCCAGGAAAAGGACAGCAGCCACGAGATGGAGCGCGCTCAGATCTGATACTCCCAGCCGTCCCCGTCTTCCAGAGCCCTGTTGGTCAGGCCCCTCAGTTCCCTCCTCAGGGTGCCTTGCCGGAGCCTCTCCCAGTTGGTGCTGCTGCGGGAGGTACTCCGAGACACGGAGGGGGTAGAGAGGGACAGGTGGGGGCCAAAGGGGTGGCCCAGCTGCAGTTTTTCTGAGCCTTTGTCCAAGTCATcggagccctgggtgtggaagGCCTGCGCGTAGCGCCGCACTCGCTGCCGGTTGAGATCCTGTCGGTCCTCCACCCTGTGGAGAAGGAGGCTATGAGGGACAGCCAGGGATGGAAGGGCTGGTCCCAGGCCTGGCCTGTGTCCTGTGCTCACTGCCTCCTGCCATAACTGGCCTGTTCCTTCCTGTGCAGCTGGTGCGCACCCCACCCCGGCACCCCCTGCCTTAGCAGCAGGGATCCAGTGTGGGACCCTCAGGTCAACACAGGTCATCGGGCGAGGGGCCCAGGGAGCGGGCAGCCCACACGGGGACCCTGGGAGCAGGAGGTTGTCTGAGCAGAGGGGCGCCCGGCCCCGCATGGGTCACTCACCGCAGGAACCAGCGGTCCCCCAGCCCGTACTCGCGCCCACAGATGCCCGAGCGAGGCCACAGGCAGCGAGGCAGCTTC encodes the following:
- the EPHB6 gene encoding ephrin type-B receptor 6, with the protein product MAAEGAARSGSRVAGMVCSLWVLVLGSSVLALEEVLLDTTGETSEIGWLTYPPGGWDEVSVLDDQRRLTRTFEACHVAGAPPGTGQDNWLQTHFVERRGAQRAHIRLHFSVRACASLGVAGGTCRETFTLYYRQAEEPDGPDSVSAWHLKRWTKVDTIAADESFPASSAWSVAHGAGQRAGLQLNVKERSFGPLTQRGFYVAFQDTGACLALVAVKLFAYTCPSVLRAFASFPETQASGAGGASLVAAVGTCVAHAEPEEDGGGGQAGGSPPRLHCNGEGKWMVAVGGCRCQPGHQPARGDKACQACPEGSYKALAGNTPCLPCPARSHAPSAAAPVCPCLEGFYRASSDPPETPCTGPPSAPRELWFEVQGSVLMLHWRLPQELGGRGDLLFNVVCKECGGHRDPGSGTGGACRRCRDEVHFDPRQRGLTESRVLVGGLRAHVPYILEVQAVNGVSELSPDPPQAAAINVSTSHAVPSAVPALHQVSRASNSITVSWPQPDQTNGNILDYQLRYYDQAEDESHSFTLTSETNTATVTQLSPGHIYGFQVRARTAAGHGPYGGKVYFQTLPQGELSTQLPERLSLVIGSILGALAFLLLAAITVLAVVFQRKRRGTGYTEQLQQYSSPGLGVKYYIDPSTYEDPCQAIREFTREVDPAYIKIEEVIGAGSFGEVRRGRLQPRGRREQAVAIQALWAGGAESLQMTFLGQAAVLGQFQHPNILRLEGVVTKSRPLMVLTELMELGPLDSFLRQREGQFSSLQLVAMQRGVAAAMQYLSSFAFVHRALSAHSVLVNSHLVCKVARLGHSPQGPSCMLRWAAPEVIAHGKHTTSSDVWSFGIVMWEVMSYGERPYWDMSDQEVLNAIEQEFRLPPPPGCPPGLHLLMLDTWQKDRTQRPHFDHLVAAFDKMIRKPDTLQADGGPGDRPSQALLNPVALDFPSLDSPQAWLSAIGLECYRDNFSKFGLCTFSDVAQLNLEDLPALGITLAGHQKKLLHNIQLLQQHLRELGSVEV